From Desulforegula conservatrix Mb1Pa:
TATCCCGATTCCAAAGGCCATTTCGGGCCTTACGGAGGAAGATACGTGGGCGAAACGCTCATGCCGGCCATTATAGAGCTTGAAGAAGCATACAAGAAATATCTGGATGACGACAATTTTAAAAAAGATCTGTCAAAGCTTCTGAATAATTATGCGGGAAGGCCAACTCCTGTCACGTTCGCCTCAAGACTTACGGAATTTGCGGGCGGCGCGAAGATTTATCTTAAAAGGGAAGATCTGACCCATACTGGAGCTCACAAGATAAACAACACAATTGGTCAGGCACTCCTTGCAAAATACATGGGCAAAAACAGACTGATTGCTGAAACGGGCGCTGGCCAGCACGGTGTTGCGACTGCGACAGTGGCTGCTCTTTTCGGTATGGAGTGCAAGGTTTTCATGGGAAGTGAAGACATCAGACGCCAGGCTCCGAATGTTCAGAGAATGAGGCTTCTCGGCTCAGAGGTTATCCCTGTGGATTCAGGCACAGGGACTCTTAAAGATGCCATGAACGAGGCCTTGAGGTACTGGTCTGCGGAAGTTGAGACTACTTTTTACGTAATAGGTTCTGTAGCAGGCCCTCATCCTTATCCTGTAATGGTCAGGGAGTTTCAAAAGATTATAGGCGAGGAAGCTAAAGCACAGATGATAAAAGAAGAAGGCCGTCTTCCTGACACCATCATTGCATGTGTCGGCGGAGGAAGTAACGCAATGGGTCTTTTTTATGACTTTATACAGGAAGATGTTGAAATAATAGGCGTTGAGGCGGCAGGTGAGGGGACTGATACCCCAAAACACGCAGCTACACTTAATCTTGGAACAACCGGAGTGCTC
This genomic window contains:
- the trpB gene encoding tryptophan synthase subunit beta, encoding MKKIDSYNYPDSKGHFGPYGGRYVGETLMPAIIELEEAYKKYLDDDNFKKDLSKLLNNYAGRPTPVTFASRLTEFAGGAKIYLKREDLTHTGAHKINNTIGQALLAKYMGKNRLIAETGAGQHGVATATVAALFGMECKVFMGSEDIRRQAPNVQRMRLLGSEVIPVDSGTGTLKDAMNEALRYWSAEVETTFYVIGSVAGPHPYPVMVREFQKIIGEEAKAQMIKEEGRLPDTIIACVGGGSNAMGLFYDFIQEDVEIIGVEAAGEGTDTPKHAATLNLGTTGVLHGSKSYVLQDSSGQIMEAHSVSAGLDYPGVGPEHSFLKDIGRVQYVTATDSDAIHAFKTLCRTEGIIPALESSHALAAAIREAGKRKKDDIILVCLSGRGDKDLAHVATLIEKGGF